From the genome of Marixanthomonas ophiurae, one region includes:
- a CDS encoding SDR family oxidoreductase: MKRVKNKVAIVTGGASGLGKSSAKLLAREGAKIVVSDIDEEGGKKVVQQIKEDGGEAIFIKQDVAKEDEWKNVIETTLETYGKLHILANSAGIGLGGTVEDVTLEDWKNLIDINLNGTFLGTKYGIKGMRKTDEGGSIINFSSIEGLIGDPNLPAYNASKGGVTIFTKSAALHCAKQGYGIRINSIHPAYIWTPMVENFLKAQGDVEEGKKQLESLHPIGHLGEPDDIGYGVVYLASDESKFMTGSELVIDGGYTAQ, translated from the coding sequence ATGAAACGAGTAAAAAATAAAGTAGCCATTGTCACAGGAGGAGCATCTGGTTTGGGAAAATCAAGTGCTAAACTATTGGCACGAGAAGGAGCAAAAATAGTCGTGTCCGATATAGACGAAGAAGGTGGTAAAAAAGTAGTTCAACAAATAAAAGAAGACGGTGGTGAGGCCATATTCATTAAACAAGATGTTGCCAAAGAAGATGAATGGAAAAACGTTATTGAAACTACCCTTGAAACTTATGGGAAATTACACATTTTAGCAAATTCTGCTGGAATAGGGCTCGGAGGAACAGTTGAAGATGTAACCCTTGAAGATTGGAAAAACCTTATAGATATAAACCTAAATGGCACTTTTTTAGGCACCAAATATGGTATAAAAGGTATGAGGAAAACAGATGAAGGTGGTTCCATCATTAACTTCTCTTCCATTGAAGGACTTATCGGTGACCCCAATTTACCTGCGTATAACGCAAGTAAAGGCGGTGTTACCATTTTCACTAAATCTGCCGCCCTACATTGTGCTAAACAAGGCTATGGCATCCGTATCAATTCTATCCATCCTGCTTATATCTGGACCCCAATGGTAGAGAATTTTCTCAAGGCTCAAGGTGACGTAGAAGAAGGCAAAAAACAATTGGAAAGTTTACATCCAATTGGTCATTTGGGAGAACCTGACGATATAGGGTACGGAGTTGTATATCTGGCCTCTGATGAATCCAAATTTATGACCGGTTCCGAACTGGTTATCGATGGTGGCTATACCGCCCAATAA
- a CDS encoding universal stress protein — protein MKNILVPTDFSKNCTKAANLGIEIAKLYDAEIHFLHQMTTPVDWVKLDKQKEKRYPETLKEIGVVKSKLRELEKKAEHEGLKCRTFLQFDSGQKDILEHSGHFHHDFIVTGSSGTKGVIREITGSNVEKIVRKANAPIIVVKEEDVTFPFKDILFVSSFEEDVTHPFQEILSIAKKCDAKIHLLRVNTETDFNSIELGLNPVKEFLEKFPNLKNFSMSVHNESSVEAGINTFLKHQPADLIAMSTHGKTGFLSLFSKSIAEGVTNHSSLPVMTIHIKK, from the coding sequence ATGAAAAACATACTCGTACCTACCGATTTCTCGAAAAACTGCACTAAAGCAGCAAATCTTGGTATCGAAATAGCCAAACTATACGATGCAGAGATACACTTTTTACATCAAATGACTACCCCTGTTGATTGGGTAAAACTGGATAAACAAAAAGAAAAAAGGTATCCCGAAACTTTAAAGGAAATTGGAGTCGTTAAATCAAAATTGCGGGAACTGGAAAAAAAGGCTGAGCACGAAGGTCTTAAATGTCGAACTTTTCTTCAATTTGATTCGGGACAGAAAGATATTTTAGAACATTCTGGTCATTTCCATCACGATTTCATCGTTACCGGCAGCAGTGGAACCAAAGGTGTCATTAGAGAAATTACGGGTAGTAATGTTGAAAAAATAGTTCGAAAAGCCAATGCACCCATTATCGTTGTCAAAGAAGAGGATGTAACGTTTCCCTTCAAGGACATTCTATTTGTTTCTTCTTTTGAAGAGGATGTCACGCATCCATTTCAAGAAATCTTGTCAATAGCCAAAAAATGCGATGCTAAAATCCATTTGTTACGAGTAAACACAGAAACTGACTTTAATAGCATAGAGCTTGGCTTAAATCCTGTAAAGGAATTTCTTGAAAAATTCCCCAATCTGAAGAACTTCTCAATGAGCGTCCATAATGAGTCTTCCGTAGAGGCAGGCATCAATACATTTTTAAAACATCAGCCCGCAGATTTAATTGCAATGAGCACCCACGGAAAAACGGGATTTTTGAGCCTATTTTCAAAAAGTATTGCCGAAGGTGTTACAAACCATTCTTCTCTACCTGTAATGACCATACATATTAAAAAATGA
- a CDS encoding ATP cone domain-containing protein produces the protein MKNPIKIVKYSGDVVAFDVDKLINSLRRSQASEELIQQIVEQVEGQLYDGITTKKIYQMAFKMLKRKSRVSASKYKLKKAIMELGPSGFPFEKFVGKILEMEGFSTNVGVIVQGNCVQHEVDVIAQKENKHYMIECKYHSDQGRFCNVKIPLYIHSRFLDVEKQWEHQKGHEAKLHKGAVYTNTRFTTDAIQYGKCVGMLLSSWDYPRGNGLKDRIDKSGLHPLTALTTLTKAEKTKLLDEGIVLCKELHETPKILEQVGVPKSRHKKVLEDSRELCGIH, from the coding sequence ATGAAAAATCCAATCAAAATAGTAAAGTATTCAGGTGATGTGGTAGCCTTTGATGTAGATAAGCTTATCAATTCCTTAAGGCGTTCACAAGCGAGCGAAGAATTAATTCAGCAAATAGTTGAACAAGTCGAAGGTCAACTCTATGATGGAATTACCACAAAAAAAATCTATCAGATGGCATTTAAAATGCTTAAGCGTAAATCTCGTGTAAGTGCCTCAAAATACAAGCTAAAAAAAGCGATAATGGAATTAGGGCCATCAGGATTTCCTTTTGAAAAATTTGTTGGTAAGATTTTAGAGATGGAAGGCTTTAGCACAAATGTGGGAGTTATTGTTCAAGGTAATTGTGTACAGCACGAAGTTGATGTTATCGCCCAAAAAGAAAACAAACACTATATGATTGAATGCAAATACCATAGCGACCAAGGCAGATTTTGTAATGTAAAAATCCCATTATATATCCATTCACGGTTTTTGGACGTAGAAAAGCAATGGGAACACCAAAAAGGTCACGAGGCTAAACTTCATAAAGGAGCTGTGTACACCAATACGCGTTTCACAACCGATGCCATTCAGTACGGGAAATGTGTTGGAATGCTTTTAAGCAGTTGGGATTATCCAAGAGGAAATGGTCTCAAGGACAGAATAGATAAATCTGGGCTACATCCCTTAACCGCTTTAACAACACTTACTAAAGCTGAAAAAACAAAATTATTAGATGAAGGCATCGTACTCTGTAAAGAGCTTCACGAAACCCCAAAAATTTTAGAACAAGTAGGAGTGCCAAAATCAAGACACAAAAAGGTTCTCGAAGATTCAAGAGAATTATGTGGAATTCATTAG